A genomic region of Lysinibacillus sp. 2017 contains the following coding sequences:
- a CDS encoding S-layer homology domain-containing protein, with the protein MGKNKLFISTLAVAVAVASSGTVSAASAFSDVSKNNTHYDAIMELANRGIINGYGDGTFGPGNPVTRGQASKMIAGILGMNVGTVPSTGFSDVSANHEFAGAIMALKQLGVIGGYTDGTFRPNAPISRNEMAIILTRALQLQVDEAMKLPFTDVHADYKGAVAAMYKYGITQGVTETTFGGNTAVTRGQLASFIVRAEKLVTQAPIEETATEVTFVVEDIEKGLVKTADQQLKIGKTVQSFLNEANAKALTGATVQAKVVNGEVVSITALELNASGAEEARVTFDAGNTTFEGDMSINADFVELKNVVIAGNVTLTSSAVTGFATNQVEVKGEFVVEDATVSPVASLAKVANSSTTLTIDFKGSSIAVLTINRSNVHVHSDQILLRVVLQDNAKDTVINANMNQLILRFVQLLDVKLAGTGTINRLEIPERTNQSTNLDRSKMEFELLWNGTINEFSILDTFVQILISKDTKMTLVIIPDGIHPTSIFKNLTSFLRNFGKFMLQDGTIIIVQDSSYGDDSNNSYVPSPPAPTVPAVPAVPTVPTGLVATAVTAAGNDGIISGTVAGQEYRKQGDSNWTAITGPTVTGLEAGTYEVRVKATATSLASASTTVTVNSYVPAPTVPAAPTGLGTTAVTAAGNDGIISGTAAGQEYRKQGDTNWIEITGSTVTGLTAGIYEVRVKATATSLESAITAVIVDAYVPAPTVPAAPTGLGTTAVTAAGNDGIISGTAAGQEYRKQGDTNWIEITGSTVTDLTAGIYEVRVKATATSLASASTTVTVNSYVPAPTVPAAPTGLVATAVTATGNDGMISGTLAGQEYRKQGDPTWTAITGPTVTGLEADTYEVRVKATATSLASTSTTVTINEFVPAPIVTYSAIVEEVNTTLSAVEPTIAIGSTQPTGYAVKSGSLPAGLSLNPITGAITGIPTVVTAAETVTIEVAYQDGNGTTRTTDVTISITITPQQK; encoded by the coding sequence ATGGGAAAAAACAAATTATTTATTTCAACTTTAGCAGTAGCGGTAGCCGTTGCTTCAAGTGGAACGGTTTCAGCTGCATCAGCATTTTCAGACGTATCCAAAAACAACACTCACTATGATGCCATTATGGAACTGGCCAATCGCGGGATTATTAACGGCTATGGGGACGGTACATTTGGGCCTGGTAATCCTGTAACGCGTGGACAAGCATCGAAAATGATTGCAGGCATTTTAGGGATGAATGTTGGGACTGTGCCGAGTACGGGCTTTAGTGATGTGTCGGCTAATCATGAGTTTGCAGGTGCAATCATGGCACTAAAACAGCTTGGGGTTATTGGTGGTTATACGGACGGAACTTTTCGTCCAAACGCCCCGATTTCTCGCAATGAGATGGCGATTATTTTAACGCGTGCACTGCAATTACAAGTAGATGAAGCAATGAAGCTACCATTTACGGATGTACATGCCGATTACAAAGGTGCAGTAGCAGCCATGTACAAATACGGTATTACACAAGGGGTTACAGAAACGACATTTGGAGGTAATACCGCTGTGACGCGCGGTCAGCTTGCGTCATTCATTGTAAGAGCTGAAAAGTTGGTAACGCAAGCACCAATAGAAGAAACGGCAACAGAAGTAACGTTCGTTGTAGAAGATATTGAAAAAGGGTTAGTGAAAACAGCTGATCAACAATTAAAAATTGGTAAAACCGTTCAATCTTTCTTAAATGAAGCCAATGCCAAGGCATTAACAGGCGCGACGGTTCAAGCCAAAGTCGTAAATGGTGAAGTTGTCAGTATTACAGCATTAGAATTGAACGCTTCTGGCGCAGAAGAAGCACGAGTAACATTCGACGCTGGGAACACAACATTTGAAGGCGATATGAGTATTAATGCCGACTTTGTTGAGCTGAAAAATGTCGTAATTGCAGGTAATGTTACGTTAACAAGTAGTGCAGTAACAGGCTTTGCCACTAATCAAGTAGAGGTAAAGGGTGAATTCGTTGTAGAGGATGCTACCGTTAGTCCAGTGGCATCCCTTGCTAAAGTTGCCAATTCTTCAACTACTTTAACTATCGACTTCAAAGGAAGTTCCATTGCAGTATTAACTATCAATCGTTCTAACGTACATGTTCATTCAGATCAGATATTACTAAGGGTGGTTTTACAAGACAATGCGAAAGATACTGTGATTAACGCCAATATGAATCAATTAATCCTTCGTTTTGTACAATTATTAGATGTAAAGTTGGCTGGAACAGGAACGATTAATCGACTTGAAATCCCTGAAAGAACGAATCAATCAACGAATCTGGATCGTTCCAAAATGGAATTTGAGCTACTATGGAATGGAACAATCAATGAATTTTCAATATTAGACACTTTTGTTCAAATTTTAATTAGTAAAGATACTAAAATGACACTCGTTATCATTCCAGATGGTATTCATCCAACCTCAATATTTAAAAATTTAACGAGCTTTTTGCGAAACTTCGGTAAATTTATGCTCCAGGATGGCACTATAATAATAGTGCAAGATAGTAGCTATGGAGACGATTCAAATAATTCTTATGTCCCGTCACCACCAGCACCAACAGTACCAGCAGTACCAGCAGTACCAACAGTACCAACAGGATTAGTGGCAACAGCGGTCACTGCTGCAGGTAATGATGGGATAATTTCTGGCACAGTAGCAGGGCAAGAATACCGCAAACAAGGTGATTCAAACTGGACAGCAATTACAGGCCCGACAGTAACAGGTCTAGAAGCAGGTACGTATGAAGTACGAGTGAAAGCAACTGCAACGTCATTAGCAAGTGCTAGTACAACGGTAACAGTAAATTCATATGTACCAGCACCAACAGTACCAGCAGCACCAACAGGGTTAGGCACAACAGCCGTGACTGCTGCAGGCAATGATGGGATAATTTCTGGCACAGCGGCGGGGCAAGAATATCGCAAACAAGGTGATACAAATTGGATAGAAATTACAGGGTCGACAGTAACAGGCCTAACAGCGGGTATTTATGAAGTCCGAGTAAAAGCAACAGCAACGTCATTAGAAAGTGCTATTACAGCTGTAATAGTGGATGCATATGTACCAGCACCAACAGTACCAGCAGCACCAACAGGGTTAGGCACAACAGCCGTAACTGCTGCAGGCAATGATGGGATAATTTCTGGCACAGCGGCGGGGCAAGAATATCGCAAACAAGGTGATACAAATTGGATAGAAATTACAGGGTCGACAGTAACAGATCTAACAGCGGGTATTTATGAAGTCCGAGTAAAAGCAACAGCAACGTCATTAGCAAGTGCTAGTACAACGGTAACAGTAAATTCATATGTACCAGCACCAACAGTACCAGCAGCACCAACAGGGTTAGTGGCAACAGCGGTCACTGCTACAGGGAATGATGGGATGATTTCAGGTACATTAGCAGGACAAGAATATCGTAAACAAGGTGATCCAACTTGGACAGCAATTACAGGACCCACAGTAACGGGTCTAGAAGCAGATACGTATGAAGTACGAGTGAAAGCAACTGCAACGTCATTAGCAAGTACTAGTACAACTGTAACAATAAATGAATTTGTACCAGCGCCAATTGTGACTTATTCAGCGATTGTTGAGGAAGTCAATACTACACTTTCAGCAGTTGAACCTACTATAGCTATAGGTTCAACACAACCAACAGGCTATGCAGTTAAATCTGGTTCATTGCCGGCTGGATTATCGTTAAATCCTATTACTGGGGCCATTACTGGTATACCAACTGTAGTGACAGCTGCTGAAACCGTAACAATTGAAGTAGCTTATCAAGATGGTAACGGAACAACAAGAACGACTGATGTTACAATATCAATAACAATAACTCCTCAACAAAAGTAA